Within the Pseudonocardia alni genome, the region GTCCGGCTGGCCCGGATCTCCTTCTCCGGCGAGCTGGCGTTCGAGGTCAACGTCGACTCCCGGTACGGCCTGGCCGTGTGGGAGCGGCTGGTCGCGGCCGGCGAGCCGTACGGCATCACCCCCTACGGCACCGAGACGATGCACGTGCTGCGCGCCGAGAAGGGCTACCCGATCATCGGGCAGGACACCGACGGCACCGTCTCCCCGCACGACCTGGGGATGAGCTGGGCGGTGTCGAAGAAGAAGGTCGACTTCGTCGGCAAGCGCTCCTTCGCCCGCGCCTCCAACACCGACCCGATGCGCAAGCACCTGGTCGGGCTGCTCCCCACCGACCGCGGCACCCGGCTGCCCGAGGGGGCGCAGATCGTGGAGTTCTCGCCCGACGGCACCCTGCCCCCGCCGCCGGTCCCGATGCTCGGCCACGTCACGTCCAGCTACCTGTCCGCGGAGCTGGAGCGGCCGTTCGCGCTGGCCCTGCTCGAGGGCGGGCGCGACCGCATCGGCGACGTCGTGCACGTCCCGCACCAGGGGGCGCTGGTCCCGGTCGAGATCACCGGACCCGTCCTCGTCGACCCGGAAGGAGCCCGCCGTGACGGCTGAGCTCGCCACCACGCACCCGCTCGACACCCACGCCACGGCACTGACCGGGCTCGCCCGGGACACCGACGGCGGCCTCTCGGTCGAGGTCCTGCCGACCGCGCAGTCGGTGACCCTGCGTCTCGACCCGGCGGGCCCGGCCCGCGCCGGTGTCGACGCCGCGCTCGGCACCGCGCTGCCGACAGGTGCGAACACCTGGGTCGCCGCCGGTGACGGCGAGGTCGTCTGGCTCGGACCCGACGAGTGGCTGGTCACCAGCCGCTCCGGGAACGCCGCGGTCTCCGAGGCGGCGCTGCGCGCGCTCGTCGCCGGGGAGGCAGGCGGCGCCGCCGTCGACACCTCCGCCCAGCGGGTCGTGCTGCGGATCGGTGGGCGCCTGGCCCGCGAGCTGCTGTCCTTCGGCTGCTCGCTGGACCTGCACCCGCGCTCGTTCCCGGCCGGGCGCAGCGCCCAGACGCTGCTCGGCGGGGCGGGGGTGCTCCTCCTGGCCCGTGACGCCGCCGCCGACGCCGACGGGGGAGCGGTCCTCGACGTGCACGTCCGCAGCTCGTTCGCCGGCCACCTCGCCGACTGGCTGCTCGACGCCGCCCAGGAGTTCCGCGACGACCCCGCCGCCGACCCCGCCGCGTCGCCGGCCCTCGCCGGCTGACCCGCCCGACGACCACGCAGAAGGAGACCACCATGACCCCCCGTGTCGTCATCATCGGAGCCGGGATCGTCGGGGCGAACCTGGCCGACGAGCTCACCACCCGCGGCTGGACCGACGTCACCGTCCTGGACCAGGGGCCGCTGCCGCTGACCGGCGGTTCCACCTCGCACGCCCCCGGCCTGGTCTTCCAGACCACCGGGTCGAAGACCATGACCGCGTTCGCGACCTACACCGTCGAGAAGCTGAAGAGCCTGGACGTCGACGGCGGCTGGTGCTTCAACCAGGTCGGCGGCCTGGAGGTCGCGACCACCCCGGAGCGGCTCGCCGACCTGCACCGCAAGCGGGGCTGGGCGGTCTCCCGCGGGGTCCCGGCGTCGGTCGTGGACGCCGCCGAGTGCGCGCGGCTGCACCCGCTGCTCGACGCCGACCAGGTCCTCGGCGGCCTGCACACCCCCACCGACGGCCTGGCCAAGGCGGCCCGCGCGGTCGTCGCGCTGGCCCGGCGTGCCGAGTCCCGCGGTGCGGTCTTCCGCGGCTCGGTGCGCGTCACCGGCATCGCGCAGTCCGGCGGCCGGGTCACCGGCGTCGAGACCGCCGACGGCGAGACCGTCCCCGCCGACATCGTCGTGTCCTGCGCCGGGTTCTGGGGCCGCGAGCTCGGAAAGCTCGTCGGGATGCGGGTGCCGCTGCTGCCCCTGGCCCACCAGTACGCCCGCACCACCCAGGTCGAGCAGCTCGTCGGCCGCAACGACGAGCTGATCGAGGCGCGGCTGCCGATCCTGCGCCACCAGGACGCCGACCTCTACTACCGCGAGCACAACGACTGCATCGGCATCGGCTCCTACGCCCACCGCCCGATGCCGGTGTCGATCTCCGACCTGCCCGAGGTCGGCGACGGCGAGGTAGGCGAGCGCACCCAGCCCTCGATGCTGCCCTTCACCTCCGACGACTTCGCGCTGCAGTGGGAGCAGAGCACGCAGCTGCTGCCCGGTCTGCAGCGTTCCACGATCGAGCACGGCTTCAACGGGGTCTTCTCCTTCACCCCCGACGGCGGCCCGCTGATCGGCGAGTCCGCCGACGTCGCCGGCTTCTGGATCGCCGAGGCCGTGTGGGTCACCCACTCCTCCGGCGTCGCCCGCTCGGTCGCGCAGCTGCTCGTCGAGGGCCGCAGCGAGCTCGACCTGCACGGCTGCGACGTGCACCGCTTCGACGAGGTCGAGACCACCGACGCCTACGTCGACGAGACCTCGCAGCAGAACTTCATCGAGATCTACGACGTGCTGCACCCGCTGCAGCCGAAGCTGTCCCCGCGCGACCTGCGGACCAGCCCGTTCGTGGACCGCCAGCGCGAGCTCGGGGCGTTCTTCCTGGAGTCCCACGCCTGGGAACGTCCGCACTGGTACGAGGCCAACGCGGTGCTGGCGAAGGACCTGCCCGCCGAGTGGCGTGCCCCGTCCCGCGACGCGTGGTCGGCGATGTTCCACTCGCCGGTCGTCGCGGTCGAGGCGTGGCTGACCCGCACCGCGGTCGCGATGTACGACATGACCCCGCTGAAGCGCCTGGAGGTGTCCGGGCCGGGTGCGTGCGCGTTCCTGGAGGGCCTGACCACCGGCACGATGGACAAGTCCGTCGGCGCCGTCACCTACACCCTCATGCTCGACGAGGCCGGCGGCGTCCGCAGCGACCTCACCGTCGCCCGGCTGGGCGAGCAGCTGTTCCAGGTCGGCGCGAACTCCCACCTCGACCTCGACCATCTGCGGCGTGCGCTGCCCGACGACCACTCGGTGGTCGTCCGCGACATCACCGGCGGTACCTGCTGCATCGGCGTCTGGGGCCCGCTGGCCCGCGACCTGGTGCAGCCGCTGTCGGGCGACGACTTCTCCCACGAGGGGCTGAAGTACTTCCGCGCGAAGTCCGCGCACATCGCCGGCATCCCGGTGACGGCGATGCGGCTGTCCTACGTCGGCGAGCTCGGCTGGGAGATCTACACCAGCGCCGAGTACGGCCGGAAGCTGTGGGACGTGCTGTACGAGGCCGGGCGCCCGCTCGGCGTCGTCGCGGCCGGGCGCGCGGCGTTCAACAGCCTGCGGCTGGAGAAGGGCTACCGCTCCTGGGGCGCGGACATGTCCACCGAGCACAACCCGTACGAGGCCGGTCTCGGTTTCGCGGTCCGCCCGCACACCAAGGGCGACTTCGTGGGCCGCGCAGCCGTCGAGAAGATCGACCCCGACGCCGTCACCCGCAGGCTGACCTGCCTCACGATCGACGACGGCCGCAGCGTCGTCCTCGGCCACGAGGCGGTGTTCGTCGACGGCGAGCCCGCCGGCTACGTCACCTCCGCGGCGTACGCCTACACCCTGGGGACCCCGGTCGCCTACGCCTGGCTGCCCGCCGGGCTGCCGGTCGGGGGAGGGGTCGAGATCCAGTACTTCGACCGGCGGATCCGCGCCTCGGTCGCGGCCGAGCCGCTGTTCGACCCGGAGATGAGCCGCATCCGGCGCTGACCCGCACGGCCCGGGGCCGGCCCCCCCGGGGCCCCGGGCCCCGACGTGCCACCCCCGTCGCACCGCCGCACGGAAGGACCCCATGCGTTCCGACACCCTCGACCGGTTCCTCTGGGACCTGGCCGCCCGCGTCCCCGCCCCGGGCGGCGGCGCGACGGCGGGCCAGCACCTCGCGCAGGCCGCCGCCCTGCTCGGCATGGTCGCCCGCCACACCGACGGCGAGCGAGACGCCGGGCACACCGACACCGTGCTCGACATCCGCAACCGGGCCGACGCGCTGCGCATCACCGGCCTCGGACTCGCCGAGGACGACGCCCGCGCGTTCGGCGCGGCCTACACGCTCGCGCGACACCGAGGAGGCGGGTCGGGCCCGCACCGCGGCGATCGCCGCCGCACTGGTCGAGGCGGGACGGATCCCGGCGCAGGTCATCCGCGCCGCGGAGCAGGTGGGCGACCTCGCCGAGCGGCTGCGGCCGATCGGCAACCCCCACGTGATCAGCGACGGGGGAGCCGCGGCCGACGCCGCCCGGGCCGCGGCCGGCACCGCCCGGCTCGACGTCGAGATCAACCTGGCGGCCTCACCGACCCGCCGGCGCGCGACGAGCTGTCCGCGGCACTGACCGGCGTCGACGACCTGCTGCGCCGGGCCGACACGGTGACCGACGACGTACGGGAGCAGATCCGCCGATGACCCACCCGCCCCACGTCTGAGCGGGCGCGCGGAGGCTCAGACGACCTCGCGGACGGCCTTCTCGAACCCGATGACGTGCGCCCGGGCCCGGTCGGCGGCCTCGTCGGCCTGCTGCCCCGCGATGGCCCGCAGCAGGCCCGAGTGCTCGCCGACGTGCTGGTCGAAGTGCGTCATCCGGTCCAGGAACAGGCAGAAGATCCGGGTCGCCAGGTTGTCGTAGCGGATCAGGGTGTCCTCGAGGTGCGGGTTGGCCGCTGCGGAGTAGATCGTCCGGTGGACGTGCAGGTCCCAGCGCATCAGCTCGTCGCGGTCCAGGGTGCGCACGTCGATCCGGTCGATCGTGTCGGCCAGCTCGGCGAGGTCGGCCCGGATCGCGGGGCCGGAGTACTCGGCGGCACGGCGCGCGGCGAGCGGCTCGAGCTGCACACGGATCTCGGAGATGTAGGCGAGGTCGGTGATGTCCACGCCGGTCGCGAACGTCCCTCGGCGCGGGTAGGAGACGACCAGCCGGTCGATCTCGAGCCGCTTGAGCGCCTCCCGGACGGGGGTGCGACCGACCTCGAGGGACTTCGCGAGGGCGACGTCGTCGATGGCCGTCATCGGCGGGATGTCGAGCATGATCAGCCGATCCCGGATCACCGTGTACGCCTTGTCGGCGAGGGACGTGTACTCCGGCTCGGCGTCGTCGGGAAGAGCGGTCACGGTCCCATATTAACGCGACGGACGTGCCTAACAGTCAGCGGACGTGCCCACACCTCTTGACCAAGACTGATATATCAATGCACTGTTTACGCCGTGCCGCGGTTTCCGCGGACCGCGTCCGACCGAGGAGAGGCCGCCGTGTCCCGTTCCTTCATCCTGACCCTGAGCTGCCCGAACCGCACCGGCATCGTGCGCGCGGTCAGCGCCTTCCTGTTCGAGCACGGCTGCGACATCGGCGAGTACCAGCAGTTCGACGACCCGCTGCGCGGCCGGCTCCACCTGCGCACCCGGGTCGGCGCGGAGCACGACGTGGACCTCGACGCGATCAGCCGGGACTTCGAGGCGGTCGCGGCCGAGTTCGGGATGACGTTCACCTTCCACGACGGCGCCCCCGCCCGGATCCTGGTCATGGTCTCCAAGCTGGGCCACTGCCTCAACGACCTGATCTTCCGGTGGCGGGCGGGCAGCCTGGGCGCCGACATCGTCGCGGTCGTGTCCAACCATCCCGACCTGCGCCCGATGGCCGAGGCCGCCGGCCTGCCGTTCGTGCACGTCCCGGTCACCGCCGAGACCAAGCCCGAGGCCGAGGCGCAGCTGCTGTCGCTGGTCGACGCCTACGACGCCGAGCTGGTCGTGCTGGCCCGCTACATGCAGGTGCTCTCCGACGAGACCTGCAAGGCCCTCGAGGGCCGGGCGATCAACATCCACCACTCGTTCCTGCCCGGCTTCACGGGTGCCCGTCCCTACCACCAGGCCTACGCGCGCGGTGTGAAGCAGGTCGGCGCCACGGCGCACTACGTGACCCCGGACCTGGACGAGGGCCCGATCATCGAGCAGGAGGTGATCCGGATCGACCACTCCTACGATCCGAAGGCCCTGCAGATGGTCGGCCGCGACGCCGAGGCGCTCGCCCTGTCCCGCGCGGTCCGCTGGCACTGCGAGCGCCGGGTGCTGCTGACCGGCGGCAGCACGGTCGTCTTCCGGTAGCGCCCGCTCCGCGAGCCCACGGCCCCGTCCCCGCACCGCGGGGGCGGGGCCGTTCCGCGCTCTCTCCGTCGTGCCTCGCCTGCCGCCGGCCGGCTCGGCGACGCCGCGCGTCTCGCGGCACCCGGTGCGTGGGGTGCCACGCGTTCTGGTGGGGTGCCACGGCGTCCGTGCGCTCCTGCCGGTGCCGGTGCCGGTGACGGGAAGGGGAAGGGGAAGGGGAAGGGGGTGCGCGACCGCCCCGCGCCGGCGGGCCGGGCGGGGCGGTCGTGGTGGTGCGGGCCGGAGCGGGGGTCAGCCCACCCGGTCGCGCACCCAGTCGTGGAACTCGCCGATGTGGTGCTCGCTGGGCACGAGCACGCCGCCCTTCTCGTAGGAGCGCGAGTCCATCGCGACCTGACAGCGCTCGCAGGCGTCGAAGTCCTGGACGTTGACCCGGTGGAACAGCTCCACCGAGCGGTCGATGTCGGCGCCGGAGTCGACGACCTCGGGCAGGTAGAGCCAGTCGCAGACGACCAGGGTCCGCTCGGCGGTCAGCGGGAACATGCGATGGAACACCACGTGGTCGGGGACCAGGTTGATGAACACCGACGGCCGCACGGTGATGGCGTAGTAGCGGCGGTCCTGCTCCTGGGCGACGCCCGGGATGCGGGCGAGCCCCTCCGAGCCGTCGACGGTGAACCCCTTGATCTCCTCGCCGAACTCGGCGCCGTGCCCGACGAAGTACTGGGCGGCGAGGCCGTCGGCGAACTCGGGCAGCACCTCGGTGAGCTCGGGGTGGATCGTCGCGCAGTGGTAGCACTCCATGAAGTTCTCGACGATCTGCTTCCAGTTCGCCTTGACGTCGTAGGAGATGCGCCGGCCGAGCTTCAGGTTCTCGACGTCGTAGCCGACGATCGCGTCCGGCGAGCCGAGCCGGGTGGTGACGTCACCGATCACCGTCTCGGTGAACGAGGGCGGCACCTCGGCCAGGCTCAGCCAGACGTAGCCCAGCCACTCGCGGACGTGCACGGTGTGCAGGCCGTACTCGACCTTGTCGACGTCGGGCATCGAGCTGAGGTTCGGCGCCGCGACGAGCTTGCCGTCCAGGCCGTAGGTCCAGGCGTGGTACGGACACTGGAAGGAGCGCTTGACCTCGCCCTTGTCCTCCGTGCACAGCCGCGCGCCGCGGTGCCGGCAGACGTTGAGGTAGGCCCGCACGGAGTAGTCCCTGGCCCGCGTGACGATCACGCTCTCCCGTCCGATCCGGACGGTCTCGAACGCGCCGGGCTTGTCCAGGTCCGTGGCCAGCACCGCGCAGAACCACGTCGTGTGGAAGATGTTGTCCTGCTCGGCCCGGAAGATCGCGGGGTCGGTGTAGTAGTGGCCGGCGAGGGTCTCTCGCAGGCTGTCCGGGAGGCTCTGCCCCTCGGTGGCGGGGATCGACAACTCGCCGGTCGTCATGGCGGTACTCCTCGTGGGCGACGGTCGGGCGTGCGGCTGCGGGTCTGACGCGAGGTCGGGTGCCGTCGACGGGTGTGTGCCCGGCGGGCCGAGCGCGGGATCGGTGCGACGGCATCGGGTGTGACGGGGGCCGGTGCCGCGGGACCGGGGGCCCGCGTGACGGCCGGGCGCCGGAGGCGACCGGCGTGCGGTCACGGTGGAAACGTTGCGGCACAGCGGATCAACTCCTGCAGTGGGATTCCGACGCGATGACGACGGCGCCGATCGGGGCCGCGGAAACACACGAGAAATACCGGAAACTGTTGCGTAACAAGCAACGAGTCGCTCTATGCGCACCACGATGGGAGCGCGTCCCCCGGGTCGGTGTCAAGGGGCCGTGGCGGTGGTGTTCGTGCAGGCCCGGGGTGTGGACCGGTCGCCGCGGGTGGGGCGACGGAACTGCCGGCGGCACGGTGGCGACTCCGGTGTCGTCGGACTCCGGGCGGCTGATCGGGTCTTGATCGCCGCTTCAGCCTCAGAGTAACGTGCACAGATATATTACTCGAGTATCTGATGAGGAGTAGGTGCTGCCGGGTGTCGATCCCGGCCGATCGCCGCACGTCCGCCGCCCCCCGGGGCCGGCCGGCGGGCCCCGTTCCCCGTCCACCCGTCGCGTCGACGATCCCGGCCGCGGGACCGCACGGCCCACGGAGCGGCGTACGGACCGCACTTCCCCCGCACCCGGACAGAGGTGGAGACGTCATGACGCAGGTCGATCCCCGGTCGTGTACCGAGGACCCCGGAGCACCCCCGCACGGACCGGACGGTCTTCGGGATCGGGGCCGCGCTGGCACTTGATCGGGCAGAAGACCGCCGACGGGGCGATCGGCAGGGCGATCGACATCCTCGCGATCGTCGCAACGCTGTTCGGCTCGGCCGCGTCCCTCGGTCTCGGCGCGTTCCAGATCGGCGGCGGCATGCAGACCGTCGGCTGGGGTCGACGGGGTGCCGGGGGCCGGCGTGCTCGCGACGATCATCGTCGTGCTGACCGCGGCGTTCATCCTCTCCGCGGTGTCCGGCGTCGCCCAGGGCATCCACCTGCTGTCCGACACCACCATGGTGCCGGCCGGGCCGTTGGCGCTGTTCGTGTCCGGCGCCGGCGCCGCGTCGATCGTCATGGGCACGCTGTCCCAGCGCGGCGCCCCGGGGGGTCAGGCGGTGCGCAGCTCCACGCCGGCCTCGGTCAGCGCGGCGAGCGCCCGTTCCGTCGTCTCCGGGGCCACCCCGGCGCAGTGGTGCAGCAGCACCGTCGTCGCCAGCCCGAGCCGGGACGCGTCGAGCGCGGTCGCCCGGACGCAGTGGTCGGTCGCCAGGCCGACGACGTCGACCTCGGTCACCCCGCGCTCGGTCAGCCAGTCGCCCAGCGGGGTGCCCGACTCGTTCGCGCTGGCGCCCTCGAACCCGGAGTAGGCGCTGGTGTAGGCGCCCTTGTCGAAGACGCACTCGATCGGCGCCACGTCCAGCGCCGGGTGGAACGACGCGCCCGGCGTCCCCGCGCGGCAGTGCGGCGGCCAGGAGCCGACGAAGTCCGGGGTGTCGGAGAAGTGCGGCCCCGGGTCCACGTGCACGTCCCGGGTGGCGACGACGTGGTCGTAGACCCGCCCGTCGCGGCCGGCGGTCGCGAGCGGCCCGATCCCGGCGGCCACGGCGGCCCCGCCGGTCACCGCGAGGGCGCCGCCCTCGCAGAAGTCGTTCTGGACGTCGACGACGATCAACGCTCGTGCCATGGCTCAGCTCCCGGTGAGGAAGGTGGTCGGGATCGCAGGCTCGCCGCGGGACAGCTTCAGCCCCTCCCACGGTACGGCGACCAGCGCCGTCCGCAGCCGCTCCCGGGCGGCCTCCAGCCCGGTGACGACGTCGTCGGCGACGACCTTCCCGTCCCGCACCAGCGGTACCGGCAGCGCCCGGTCGTGCGGCCCGAGGACCGGGTCGGTGCCGTAGGGGTACACGACCTCCTCGACCGCGGTCCCGGTCGGCTTGAACCGGCGCAGCGCCGCCTTGCGCCCGCCGCGGGACTCCTTCGCGCTCGACCGCTTGGCCACCGGGCGTCCGTCGACCTCGACGAGCTTGTAGACCATTCCGGCCGTCGGCGAGCCCGACCCGGTGACCACCGAGGTCCCCACGCCGTAGGAGTCGACCGGCTCGGCGCGCAGCGAGGCGATCGCGTACTCGTCGAGGTCGCCGGACAGCACGATCCGGGTGCCGGTGGCGCCGAGCGCGTCGAGCTGCTCGCGGGCCTGGCGGGCCAGCTCGCCGAGGTCGCCCGAGTCGATGCGGACCGCACCCAGCCCGGGCCCGGCGGCCGCCACGGCGTGCTCGAT harbors:
- a CDS encoding GntR family transcriptional regulator is translated as MTALPDDAEPEYTSLADKAYTVIRDRLIMLDIPPMTAIDDVALAKSLEVGRTPVREALKRLEIDRLVVSYPRRGTFATGVDITDLAYISEIRVQLEPLAARRAAEYSGPAIRADLAELADTIDRIDVRTLDRDELMRWDLHVHRTIYSAAANPHLEDTLIRYDNLATRIFCLFLDRMTHFDQHVGEHSGLLRAIAGQQADEAADRARAHVIGFEKAVREVV
- a CDS encoding isochorismatase family protein, translating into MARALIVVDVQNDFCEGGALAVTGGAAVAAGIGPLATAGRDGRVYDHVVATRDVHVDPGPHFSDTPDFVGSWPPHCRAGTPGASFHPALDVAPIECVFDKGAYTSAYSGFEGASANESGTPLGDWLTERGVTEVDVVGLATDHCVRATALDASRLGLATTVLLHHCAGVAPETTERALAALTEAGVELRTA
- a CDS encoding aromatic ring-hydroxylating oxygenase subunit alpha, translating into MTTGELSIPATEGQSLPDSLRETLAGHYYTDPAIFRAEQDNIFHTTWFCAVLATDLDKPGAFETVRIGRESVIVTRARDYSVRAYLNVCRHRGARLCTEDKGEVKRSFQCPYHAWTYGLDGKLVAAPNLSSMPDVDKVEYGLHTVHVREWLGYVWLSLAEVPPSFTETVIGDVTTRLGSPDAIVGYDVENLKLGRRISYDVKANWKQIVENFMECYHCATIHPELTEVLPEFADGLAAQYFVGHGAEFGEEIKGFTVDGSEGLARIPGVAQEQDRRYYAITVRPSVFINLVPDHVVFHRMFPLTAERTLVVCDWLYLPEVVDSGADIDRSVELFHRVNVQDFDACERCQVAMDSRSYEKGGVLVPSEHHIGEFHDWVRDRVG
- a CDS encoding GcvT family protein gives rise to the protein MTPRVVIIGAGIVGANLADELTTRGWTDVTVLDQGPLPLTGGSTSHAPGLVFQTTGSKTMTAFATYTVEKLKSLDVDGGWCFNQVGGLEVATTPERLADLHRKRGWAVSRGVPASVVDAAECARLHPLLDADQVLGGLHTPTDGLAKAARAVVALARRAESRGAVFRGSVRVTGIAQSGGRVTGVETADGETVPADIVVSCAGFWGRELGKLVGMRVPLLPLAHQYARTTQVEQLVGRNDELIEARLPILRHQDADLYYREHNDCIGIGSYAHRPMPVSISDLPEVGDGEVGERTQPSMLPFTSDDFALQWEQSTQLLPGLQRSTIEHGFNGVFSFTPDGGPLIGESADVAGFWIAEAVWVTHSSGVARSVAQLLVEGRSELDLHGCDVHRFDEVETTDAYVDETSQQNFIEIYDVLHPLQPKLSPRDLRTSPFVDRQRELGAFFLESHAWERPHWYEANAVLAKDLPAEWRAPSRDAWSAMFHSPVVAVEAWLTRTAVAMYDMTPLKRLEVSGPGACAFLEGLTTGTMDKSVGAVTYTLMLDEAGGVRSDLTVARLGEQLFQVGANSHLDLDHLRRALPDDHSVVVRDITGGTCCIGVWGPLARDLVQPLSGDDFSHEGLKYFRAKSAHIAGIPVTAMRLSYVGELGWEIYTSAEYGRKLWDVLYEAGRPLGVVAAGRAAFNSLRLEKGYRSWGADMSTEHNPYEAGLGFAVRPHTKGDFVGRAAVEKIDPDAVTRRLTCLTIDDGRSVVLGHEAVFVDGEPAGYVTSAAYAYTLGTPVAYAWLPAGLPVGGGVEIQYFDRRIRASVAAEPLFDPEMSRIRR
- a CDS encoding cyclodeaminase/cyclohydrolase family protein, giving the protein MVEAGRIPAQVIRAAEQVGDLAERLRPIGNPHVISDGGAAADAARAAAGTARLDVEINLAASPTRRRATSCPRH
- a CDS encoding sarcosine oxidase subunit gamma, with protein sequence MTAELATTHPLDTHATALTGLARDTDGGLSVEVLPTAQSVTLRLDPAGPARAGVDAALGTALPTGANTWVAAGDGEVVWLGPDEWLVTSRSGNAAVSEAALRALVAGEAGGAAVDTSAQRVVLRIGGRLARELLSFGCSLDLHPRSFPAGRSAQTLLGGAGVLLLARDAAADADGGAVLDVHVRSSFAGHLADWLLDAAQEFRDDPAADPAASPALAG
- the purU gene encoding formyltetrahydrofolate deformylase, with product MSRSFILTLSCPNRTGIVRAVSAFLFEHGCDIGEYQQFDDPLRGRLHLRTRVGAEHDVDLDAISRDFEAVAAEFGMTFTFHDGAPARILVMVSKLGHCLNDLIFRWRAGSLGADIVAVVSNHPDLRPMAEAAGLPFVHVPVTAETKPEAEAQLLSLVDAYDAELVVLARYMQVLSDETCKALEGRAINIHHSFLPGFTGARPYHQAYARGVKQVGATAHYVTPDLDEGPIIEQEVIRIDHSYDPKALQMVGRDAEALALSRAVRWHCERRVLLTGGSTVVFR